The DNA window GACCGGGGGTGGACCAGCGGGAAGTACGGGTCGCGGTCGCCGTGCACCACCAGCAGCGGGGTCCGTCCCAGCAGCCCGGCCGCCGCCACCGGCTCCAGCGGCACCTCGGCCCAGTCCCGGGGGTCGATCCGGGTGTGCAGCCCGTACCGCGCCACCACCCGACCCAGCGGCCGCATCACCACCCAGTGCAGCCGCCGCATCGGCGCCGTACCCCGGTAGTACCAGCGCGCCGGGGCACTCACAGCGGCCACCGCGGCGACCCCTCCGTGCAGCGCAGCGTGCCGGACGGCCACCGCGCCGCCCAGGGAGAAGCCGACCGTGGCGATCCGCCGGTACCCCAGCGAGCGGGCCCAGGCCACCGCCGCCTCCAGGTCCAGCACCTCGCGGTCGCCGACCGTGGAGAGCCCGCCCGAGCGGCCGTGCCCTCGGAACGAGAGGACCACCACCGCGCCATGGTGCGAGAGCACCCGGACCGCGCGCAGCACGGCCGGGCGCTCCACCGCACCGGTGAACCCGTGGGCCACCACGAACACCGTCCCGGACCCGCTGCGGCCAGGGGTGCGGCCAGG is part of the Peterkaempfera bronchialis genome and encodes:
- a CDS encoding alpha/beta hydrolase family protein codes for the protein MTPTAKVRTADAGAATAWNAPAEALLTAADGTRVHAVHTPGRTPGRTPGRSGSGTVFVVAHGFTGAVERPAVLRAVRVLSHHGAVVVLSFRGHGRSGGLSTVGDREVLDLEAAVAWARSLGYRRIATVGFSLGGAVAVRHAALHGGVAAVAAVSAPARWYYRGTAPMRRLHWVVMRPLGRVVARYGLHTRIDPRDWAEVPLEPVAAAGLLGRTPLLVVHGDRDPYFPLVHPRSLHRAAQAAGVDSELWIEPGFGHAENAAGEPLLDRIGARLAARAAAGGATG